A region of Armatimonadota bacterium DNA encodes the following proteins:
- the eno gene encoding phosphopyruvate hydratase yields the protein MPAIKDIMAREILDSRGNPTIEVDVVLEDGSYGRAAVPSGASTGAYEAVELRDGDKSRYGGKGVLNAVNNVNEDIADELIDFEALDQTAVDKALIELDGTPNKAKLGANAILGVSMATAKAAANSVGLPLYRYLGGFNACTLPVPMMNILNGGKHADNSVDLQEFMAMPVGAESFAEGLRMGAEVFHALKKVLKGKGYSTAVGDEGGYAPNLKSNEEALDVIVEAISAAGYEPGKHVMIATDPASTELWDEAKKKGEEGKYYFWKSDKLMTPEQMADFWAEMAEKYPIISIEDGMAEDDWDGWKLMTERLGGKVQLVGDDLFVTNTERLEKGIALDVTNSILIKVNQIGTLTETFNAIEMAKVAGYTAVVSHRSGETEDTTISDIAVATNAGQIKTGAPSRTDRVAKYNQLLRIEEQLEDSAIYPGMKAFYNIAR from the coding sequence ATGCCTGCGATCAAAGACATCATGGCGCGCGAGATCCTGGACAGCCGCGGCAATCCCACCATCGAGGTGGACGTTGTCCTCGAAGACGGATCCTACGGCCGCGCCGCCGTGCCCAGCGGCGCCAGCACCGGCGCCTACGAAGCGGTTGAACTCCGCGACGGCGACAAGTCCCGTTACGGCGGAAAAGGCGTCCTCAACGCTGTCAACAACGTGAACGAGGACATCGCCGACGAACTCATCGACTTCGAAGCCCTCGACCAAACCGCCGTTGACAAGGCGCTCATCGAACTGGACGGCACCCCGAACAAGGCCAAACTTGGCGCGAACGCCATTCTGGGGGTTTCGATGGCCACCGCGAAGGCCGCCGCGAACAGTGTTGGCCTGCCGCTCTACCGCTATCTGGGCGGCTTCAACGCCTGTACGCTGCCCGTGCCGATGATGAACATCCTCAACGGCGGCAAGCACGCGGACAATAGCGTAGACCTGCAGGAATTCATGGCCATGCCGGTTGGCGCCGAATCGTTCGCGGAAGGCCTTCGCATGGGCGCCGAAGTCTTCCACGCGCTGAAGAAGGTCCTCAAGGGCAAGGGATACAGCACCGCCGTTGGCGACGAGGGCGGATACGCGCCGAACCTCAAGAGCAACGAGGAAGCGCTGGACGTGATCGTCGAAGCCATCAGCGCCGCTGGATACGAGCCCGGCAAGCACGTGATGATCGCCACCGACCCCGCCTCCACCGAACTCTGGGACGAAGCCAAGAAAAAGGGCGAGGAGGGAAAGTACTACTTCTGGAAGTCCGACAAGCTGATGACGCCGGAGCAGATGGCGGATTTCTGGGCCGAGATGGCGGAGAAGTACCCGATCATCTCCATCGAAGACGGAATGGCCGAAGATGATTGGGACGGTTGGAAACTGATGACCGAACGCCTCGGCGGCAAGGTCCAGTTGGTGGGCGACGACCTGTTCGTGACCAACACGGAGCGCCTGGAAAAGGGCATCGCCCTGGACGTGACGAACAGCATCCTCATCAAGGTCAACCAGATCGGCACGCTCACAGAGACGTTCAACGCCATTGAAATGGCGAAAGTCGCCGGCTACACCGCGGTTGTCAGCCACCGAAGCGGCGAGACCGAAGACACCACGATCTCGGACATCGCCGTGGCCACCAACGCCGGTCAGATCAAGACGGGCGCGCCCAGCCGCACCGACCGCGTGGCGAAGTACAACCAGTTGCTCCGCATCGAAGAGCAGCTGGAGGACAGCGCCATCTACCCGGGTATGAAGGCGTTCTACAACATCGCACGGTAG
- a CDS encoding choice-of-anchor Q domain-containing protein, producing MRRNVFGLTILRHGFAILTVATPLLVLPQPAIASVIRASQSATGPQHDGASWLTAFVTVQEAIGAAHPGDEIWVSHGTYVENIILPSGISMFGGFGGAEVTREQRDPAHNPSVLDGNQAGSVITVSAGTEPTTIDGFTIGNGTGSGIRCSTGPVTITGNQITGNSNIAGDNLRGGGISVSGPATIAHNTIVSNSATSGGGICTAVSAVIEDNVIASNVAAVKGGGIEVLSGTATIRRNKLNANSAGTGGGISTEGSYSAALGGIVIAENVITGNSARSGNGGGICVGGYYHSTGSTIVLGNTIVANSARAGGGVQADGAAVLTNTIVAFNTSRVCQGTFGSAQLTYCDVYGNDAYSFSGLTDPTGQTNNISADPGLSSIYDDVHLQPNSLCIDKGDDTADAGVSDFYGNPRIIGDHIDIGADESDGTAWTSTAKTWHVSPSGNDSNDGSSWSLAKLTIGAAVAAAAGGDEVWVAQGTYFEHLLIPAGMGLYGGFAGSEEQRGQRDWNTNVTVIDGSHPVNGTMALCVAAPNYGVTIDGFTIRNGYGGIAASPASIVIANNLISGNQVAYSGGAILAEYGAATVRNNTLVGNRASYGGAGGASFKNCDLTFTNNTVIGNNGPNGGVLISNPVSALVSGNLITANYGSQCGGIYVGSGSATLSNNSIVSNSGHGVVSAGTLNIVNSIIAFNTSGGVVTAYTGSTAVVNHCDVYANSAGNFSGLTDPTGQSGNISSDPLFQDRLRTDYHLQSGSPAIDAGDDFFVQSGALDLDGHARVIGAHVDLGAYEYGTPAPIQIALPDVFRALSLAAGITSATEGDLARLNLEKGAVSAARIDVADAVRLARIVAGLDSNP from the coding sequence GTGCGACGAAATGTATTCGGTCTTACAATCCTGCGGCACGGTTTTGCGATACTGACTGTCGCGACACCCCTCCTGGTATTACCCCAGCCTGCCATTGCATCCGTGATCCGCGCGAGCCAGAGCGCAACGGGCCCACAACACGACGGCGCAAGCTGGCTCACCGCCTTTGTGACGGTTCAGGAAGCCATTGGAGCCGCCCACCCCGGAGACGAGATCTGGGTCAGCCATGGCACGTATGTAGAGAACATTATCCTTCCCTCGGGAATCTCCATGTTCGGCGGATTTGGCGGCGCCGAGGTAACCCGCGAACAGCGAGACCCCGCCCACAACCCTTCGGTGCTGGATGGGAACCAGGCCGGCTCCGTCATTACAGTATCCGCGGGAACAGAGCCTACCACGATCGACGGGTTCACCATCGGCAATGGAACCGGCAGCGGGATCCGTTGTTCCACGGGTCCGGTGACAATAACAGGGAATCAGATCACGGGAAACAGCAATATCGCGGGAGACAACCTGCGCGGCGGTGGAATCTCCGTGTCGGGCCCCGCCACAATTGCCCATAACACGATTGTGTCCAATTCGGCAACCTCCGGCGGAGGGATCTGTACAGCTGTGAGCGCTGTGATTGAAGACAATGTGATCGCCAGTAACGTGGCAGCGGTGAAGGGAGGGGGCATTGAAGTGCTCTCCGGGACCGCAACGATCCGTCGAAACAAATTGAACGCGAACTCGGCCGGGACCGGCGGAGGCATAAGCACCGAAGGGTCATACTCAGCCGCCCTTGGAGGGATCGTTATCGCAGAGAACGTCATCACCGGCAACAGCGCCAGGAGCGGAAATGGAGGCGGTATTTGCGTAGGGGGTTACTACCACTCCACGGGTTCGACGATCGTCCTGGGCAACACGATTGTCGCCAATTCCGCGCGAGCCGGAGGTGGAGTACAGGCGGATGGCGCCGCCGTTCTGACCAACACAATTGTAGCCTTCAATACTTCCAGAGTGTGCCAAGGGACATTCGGCTCAGCACAATTGACCTACTGCGACGTTTACGGCAACGACGCGTACAGCTTCAGCGGTTTGACCGATCCCACGGGCCAAACCAACAACATCTCTGCCGATCCGGGACTTTCAAGCATCTACGATGACGTTCACCTCCAGCCAAACTCGCTATGCATCGACAAAGGTGATGACACAGCCGATGCGGGGGTGAGCGATTTCTACGGCAATCCCAGGATCATTGGTGATCACATCGACATAGGTGCCGACGAAAGCGATGGCACTGCGTGGACTTCCACCGCAAAGACCTGGCACGTTTCGCCATCCGGCAACGATTCAAACGACGGTTCATCGTGGTCACTGGCCAAGCTGACCATAGGGGCAGCCGTCGCCGCCGCCGCGGGTGGCGACGAGGTGTGGGTGGCCCAGGGGACCTACTTCGAGCACCTCCTCATCCCAGCGGGCATGGGGCTGTACGGGGGATTTGCGGGATCTGAAGAACAGCGAGGCCAGAGAGACTGGAACACAAACGTTACGGTGATCGATGGAAGCCATCCGGTTAACGGCACCATGGCACTATGTGTCGCAGCGCCGAATTATGGCGTGACAATCGACGGGTTCACGATTCGGAACGGGTACGGGGGAATTGCCGCCTCACCCGCTTCCATCGTTATTGCCAACAACCTGATTTCCGGCAACCAGGTTGCGTACAGCGGCGGGGCCATCCTGGCTGAGTACGGAGCGGCAACAGTGCGAAACAACACTCTGGTTGGTAATAGAGCGTCCTACGGCGGCGCAGGGGGAGCGAGCTTCAAGAACTGCGATCTGACGTTTACCAATAACACCGTGATAGGAAACAATGGACCCAACGGGGGCGTGCTGATATCAAACCCAGTGTCCGCGCTTGTTTCCGGCAATCTGATCACGGCCAATTACGGAAGCCAATGCGGCGGAATCTATGTGGGAAGCGGGTCGGCAACCCTAAGTAACAACTCGATCGTGAGCAATTCCGGGCACGGAGTCGTGTCGGCGGGAACCCTCAACATCGTCAATTCGATCATTGCGTTCAACACCTCGGGAGGCGTCGTAACCGCCTATACGGGATCCACGGCTGTTGTCAACCACTGTGACGTGTACGCAAATTCGGCTGGGAATTTCAGTGGACTGACAGATCCCACGGGTCAGTCCGGGAACATTTCCTCAGATCCCTTGTTTCAGGATCGGCTCCGCACCGACTATCATTTGCAGTCCGGCTCGCCGGCCATCGACGCGGGAGACGATTTCTTCGTGCAGTCGGGAGCATTGGATCTCGATGGCCACGCCCGCGTGATTGGGGCGCACGTCGATCTGGGCGCGTACGAGTATGGCACGCCGGCGCCAATCCAGATAGCATTGCCGGACGTATTCAGGGCGCTGTCCCTGGCGGCCGGGATCACATCGGCCACAGAAGGCGACCTGGCAAGACTAAATCTGGAGAAAGGCGCTGTTTCGGCCGCCAGGATAGACGTCGCGGACGCCGTCCGTCTCGCACGCATTGTAGCGGGGCTCGACAGCAACCCGTGA
- the gnd gene encoding decarboxylating 6-phosphogluconate dehydrogenase produces the protein MEIGFVGLGRMGANMCTRAIRGGHSVSGFDPSVEARERLREQGGLSAPDLPSLAALQSGSPKAIWLMIPSGPIVDDTVTHLIPLLASGDIIVDGGNSNFRDSQARSKRLAEHGIRFLDCGTSGGIWGLTEGYCMMVGGDEDAFRHVEPLLKTLAPNDKGYRYVGASGAGHFSKMVHNGIEYGLMQAYGEGLEILEKSEFGYDLHGLCELWNQGSVVRSWLLELAGRAFAADADLAEIAGYVDDTGEGRWTVQAAIDENVPAPVITLSLLARQRSRQEDSFSAKVVAALRRQFGGHAVKSAGEER, from the coding sequence ATGGAAATCGGATTCGTTGGATTAGGTCGGATGGGCGCAAATATGTGTACGCGGGCCATCCGCGGTGGACATTCCGTTTCGGGGTTCGATCCCAGCGTTGAGGCGAGGGAGCGATTGCGCGAACAGGGCGGCCTGTCGGCGCCGGATCTGCCCTCTCTGGCGGCTCTGCAATCCGGCTCGCCCAAGGCGATCTGGTTGATGATTCCCTCGGGGCCGATCGTGGACGATACGGTCACCCATCTCATTCCCCTGCTCGCTTCCGGCGACATCATCGTGGACGGCGGCAACAGCAACTTCCGCGACTCCCAGGCGCGGTCGAAACGCCTCGCGGAGCACGGAATTCGCTTCCTGGACTGTGGCACCAGCGGCGGGATCTGGGGGCTGACGGAGGGCTACTGTATGATGGTCGGCGGCGACGAGGACGCGTTCCGCCACGTCGAACCGCTGCTCAAAACGCTGGCGCCCAACGATAAGGGATATCGCTACGTCGGCGCCAGCGGCGCCGGTCATTTCAGCAAGATGGTGCACAACGGTATCGAGTACGGGCTTATGCAGGCATATGGTGAGGGCCTCGAGATTCTGGAAAAATCGGAATTCGGCTACGACCTGCATGGCCTGTGCGAACTCTGGAATCAGGGAAGCGTTGTGCGCTCCTGGCTGCTGGAACTGGCGGGGCGGGCTTTCGCGGCCGACGCGGACCTCGCTGAGATCGCCGGGTACGTGGACGATACGGGCGAGGGGCGCTGGACGGTTCAGGCGGCGATTGACGAGAACGTGCCGGCTCCGGTCATCACGCTGTCGTTGCTGGCCCGGCAGCGGTCCCGCCAGGAAGATTCCTTCAGCGCCAAGGTTGTCGCGGCCCTTCGGCGTCAGTTCGGTGGTCACGCGGTGAAATCCGCCGGGGAGGAGCGGTGA
- the zwf gene encoding glucose-6-phosphate dehydrogenase codes for MDLRQNPLRSESAVRKRAQPCALVAFGATGDLMKRKLMPAIYSLAAEGMLPAGFSLIGVSRSEWSDDDFRNAMREAADRDSRRRPVDDTVWRSLAEGMRYLSADFTDVSSEERLRPLLEQSDAVRHTEGNRLFYLAVPPKAFRPIVENLQKEDLVNADDGDAHWSRVVIEKPFGRDLDSAIALNAEISRLLGERQIYRIDHYLGKETVQNILVLRFGNRLFEPLWNQRYVDRVEITIAETLGMEGRGAFYDETGILRDIITNHGLQLLAMIAMEPPISLGADAIRDEKLKLLRSIRLISSDQVDRYAVRGQYGSGFIGAAAVPGYADEPGVTAPSSTDVYAALELYVDNWRWAGVPFFIRAGKRLPKRVTEIAIHFKGVPLNLFEGTPAPPSPNVLSLRIQPNEGVTMLVDAKLPGAVMQMQPVRMDFDYSSAFGADPPDAYERLLHDVMVGDQTLFTRGDEVEAEWRVVTPILQKWASSPASGFPNYEAGSWGPADADALPAHVGAHWRRL; via the coding sequence ATGGATCTTCGGCAGAACCCGCTCCGCTCCGAATCGGCCGTCCGGAAGCGGGCGCAGCCCTGCGCGCTGGTGGCGTTCGGCGCCACCGGCGATCTGATGAAGCGCAAACTGATGCCGGCGATCTACTCTCTGGCGGCCGAAGGAATGCTGCCGGCAGGGTTCTCGCTAATTGGAGTCTCGCGGTCGGAATGGTCCGACGATGATTTCCGCAACGCGATGCGGGAGGCCGCGGACCGTGATTCCCGCCGCCGGCCGGTCGATGACACGGTCTGGCGCAGCCTCGCCGAGGGGATGCGTTATCTGTCCGCCGATTTCACTGACGTTTCTTCCGAGGAGCGGCTGAGGCCGCTGCTGGAGCAGTCGGATGCGGTTCGACATACGGAGGGAAACCGCCTCTTCTATCTTGCAGTGCCCCCCAAAGCGTTTCGCCCCATTGTTGAAAACCTCCAGAAGGAGGACCTGGTGAACGCCGACGACGGCGATGCGCACTGGTCGCGCGTGGTCATCGAGAAACCTTTCGGCCGGGACCTGGATTCCGCGATCGCCCTCAATGCCGAGATCAGCCGGCTTCTCGGTGAGCGCCAGATATACCGGATCGATCACTATCTCGGCAAGGAGACCGTTCAGAACATCCTGGTTCTTCGCTTCGGCAACAGGCTGTTCGAGCCGTTGTGGAACCAGCGCTATGTCGACCGCGTTGAGATTACCATCGCGGAGACCCTCGGCATGGAAGGCCGCGGCGCTTTCTACGACGAAACAGGCATCCTGCGGGATATCATCACCAACCATGGATTGCAGTTGCTCGCGATGATCGCCATGGAGCCCCCTATTTCGCTCGGGGCGGACGCTATCCGGGACGAGAAACTGAAGCTGCTCCGTTCGATCCGACTGATCTCGAGCGATCAGGTTGATCGCTACGCGGTGCGGGGCCAGTACGGTTCAGGGTTTATCGGCGCCGCCGCCGTGCCCGGTTACGCTGACGAACCGGGGGTAACGGCCCCATCCAGCACGGACGTCTACGCGGCGCTGGAGCTCTATGTGGACAATTGGCGATGGGCGGGGGTGCCGTTCTTCATCCGGGCCGGCAAGCGGCTGCCGAAACGCGTAACGGAGATCGCGATCCATTTCAAGGGGGTGCCGCTGAACCTGTTCGAAGGCACGCCGGCGCCGCCCAGCCCGAACGTGCTGAGCCTTCGCATCCAGCCGAACGAGGGCGTCACGATGCTCGTCGATGCGAAATTGCCGGGAGCGGTGATGCAGATGCAGCCGGTGCGGATGGATTTTGATTACTCGTCGGCATTCGGAGCCGATCCGCCCGACGCCTATGAACGGCTGCTGCATGACGTGATGGTTGGAGATCAGACTCTGTTCACTCGCGGGGACGAGGTCGAGGCGGAATGGCGCGTGGTGACCCCAATCCTTCAGAAGTGGGCGAGTTCACCCGCGTCCGGCTTTCCGAACTACGAAGCAGGGTCCTGGGGACCGGCGGATGCGGACGCCCTGCCGGCCCACGTCGGCGCTCACTGGAGGAGGCTCTAA
- a CDS encoding glucose-6-phosphate dehydrogenase assembly protein OpcA — MEQSGASAVQRAAPLDPLRIQQILDDLWREYRAQQAGVPVARARLANLISFCRTREESDEASRVVTRLNAVRPVRSIVVVADEAGGAADAEASLRCGLTGVNHVCFEEIVIHAPGDLARTIPSLVEPLTVTDLPVYLWFVGDPPLSDPGIERLLGLADRVVTDSHTFTDPLRRFHALADLVRRHTGSCVFTEMTWTRMGTWREAVGKLFDPMPSREFLPRIKKVRMTSARSAGIPSDRSLVMTGWLAARLGWKAVSSNGTEGAAFEGPEGAIEVTWAEGPPAARGHLLGITMQAGEVEFRVSRVQDDPLGAVRSSIMCSGDEQTGPAYSPAIWQTHELLCNALEIRTPFRDWEDALNVIAGIAPA; from the coding sequence ATGGAGCAATCGGGAGCATCCGCCGTTCAGCGCGCCGCGCCTCTGGACCCGCTGCGGATTCAGCAGATTCTGGACGACCTTTGGCGCGAGTACCGCGCCCAGCAAGCGGGCGTGCCGGTTGCGCGAGCCCGCCTGGCCAACCTCATCTCGTTCTGCCGCACCCGCGAGGAAAGCGACGAAGCGTCCCGGGTCGTCACGCGCCTGAATGCCGTTCGGCCGGTTCGGAGCATCGTTGTCGTTGCCGACGAGGCCGGCGGGGCCGCGGATGCCGAGGCGTCTCTTCGCTGCGGCCTCACCGGTGTGAACCACGTGTGCTTTGAAGAAATCGTGATACACGCGCCCGGTGATCTTGCCCGCACCATCCCTTCGCTTGTCGAGCCCCTGACGGTGACCGATCTGCCGGTGTACCTCTGGTTTGTCGGCGACCCGCCGCTGTCGGACCCGGGGATCGAGCGTCTACTGGGGCTCGCGGACCGCGTTGTGACCGATAGCCACACCTTCACGGACCCGTTGCGGAGATTTCACGCGCTGGCCGACCTCGTGCGCCGGCACACAGGCAGTTGTGTTTTCACCGAGATGACCTGGACGCGCATGGGTACCTGGCGTGAAGCGGTGGGTAAGCTGTTCGATCCTATGCCAAGCAGGGAGTTTCTGCCCCGCATCAAAAAAGTCCGGATGACGAGCGCTCGTTCGGCGGGTATACCATCAGACCGTTCCCTCGTGATGACGGGCTGGCTCGCGGCGCGGTTGGGCTGGAAGGCCGTCTCGTCCAACGGCACGGAGGGCGCTGCATTTGAAGGCCCCGAAGGCGCCATCGAGGTGACGTGGGCCGAGGGGCCGCCGGCGGCCCGGGGCCATCTGCTGGGGATCACGATGCAGGCCGGCGAGGTCGAATTCCGCGTAAGCCGCGTTCAGGACGATCCACTGGGCGCCGTTCGATCGAGCATCATGTGTTCCGGTGATGAACAAACCGGCCCGGCGTACAGCCCGGCGATCTGGCAGACGCACGAGTTGCTCTGCAACGCCCTGGAAATTCGGACCCCGTTTCGCGACTGGGAGGACGCATTGAACGTCATTGCGGGCATCGCGCCCGCCTGA
- the pgl gene encoding 6-phosphogluconolactonase gives MMTEPVVQIYPDLDSLSAAAAAVFVQTVQTALSRGRDAWIALSGGSTPRRLYETLAGFPRRERVPWDCVQIVQVDERPVPPDSPDSNYRLLRETLLERVPVPPAHVHRIPAELGAAEAADSYEEELKAAMPLGPDGFPQFDLILLGLGDDGHTASLFPRSPGLREKERWVIANPVEKLGVERITLTYPVLNHAVRVAFLVSGSGKNAALGAVLRGLRTVEDLPARGVNPVTGSVIWMVDSAAVG, from the coding sequence ATGATGACCGAACCTGTCGTTCAGATTTATCCCGATCTCGATTCCTTGAGCGCCGCCGCCGCGGCGGTCTTCGTGCAGACGGTGCAGACGGCGCTTTCCCGCGGCCGCGACGCGTGGATTGCGTTGAGCGGAGGATCGACGCCGCGCCGGCTCTACGAGACCCTGGCCGGCTTTCCCCGGCGCGAACGCGTTCCGTGGGACTGCGTCCAGATCGTTCAAGTGGATGAGAGGCCGGTTCCCCCAGACAGTCCGGACAGCAATTACCGCCTTCTGCGGGAAACGCTGCTGGAACGTGTTCCGGTGCCCCCGGCACACGTTCACCGGATTCCGGCGGAGCTGGGGGCGGCGGAAGCCGCGGATTCCTATGAGGAGGAATTGAAAGCGGCGATGCCGTTGGGCCCCGATGGCTTCCCGCAATTCGACCTGATATTGCTCGGGCTGGGCGACGATGGACACACCGCGTCCCTGTTCCCCCGCTCACCCGGCTTGCGTGAGAAAGAGCGCTGGGTGATCGCGAACCCGGTCGAGAAACTGGGCGTCGAGCGCATCACTCTGACGTATCCCGTTCTGAACCACGCCGTTCGCGTGGCCTTCCTGGTGAGCGGTTCGGGGAAGAACGCCGCGCTGGGCGCGGTGTTGCGCGGGCTTCGCACCGTGGAGGATCTGCCCGCGCGCGGGGTGAATCCCGTGACGGGTTCCGTCATCTGGATGGTCGATTCCGCCGCCGTGGGTTGA
- a CDS encoding SprT family zinc-dependent metalloprotease: MGINESSGDDTARQRLPEYTVRRSARARKVRLRVDMDGSVTVVVPHRARITGYDEFVQRHADWVTKQQERFAKLRSQARPVCADGKSAIPYRGKAVPLAIQPSADGRISLRYDGDAFILHQPESATEEHRRSIFRTWFRQVARAVFEERVLTLNATTRYSWQRIRIGEQKTKWGSCSSRGTLSFNWRLLMAPPAVLDYVVIHELAHLKEPNHSPAFWTLVEDQCPDHKAYRKWLNKNGMLLAL; encoded by the coding sequence ATGGGCATAAACGAATCCAGCGGCGACGACACCGCGCGCCAGCGCCTGCCGGAATACACCGTCCGGCGCAGCGCACGCGCAAGGAAGGTGCGGCTGCGAGTCGATATGGATGGATCGGTGACAGTCGTCGTGCCCCACCGGGCCCGGATCACCGGATATGACGAGTTCGTTCAGCGCCACGCGGATTGGGTGACGAAGCAGCAGGAACGTTTCGCCAAGCTTCGCAGCCAGGCGCGCCCCGTTTGCGCTGACGGTAAGAGCGCCATCCCGTATCGCGGCAAAGCGGTGCCACTTGCGATCCAGCCTTCGGCGGATGGCCGCATCAGCCTGCGGTACGACGGCGATGCCTTTATCCTGCATCAACCGGAAAGCGCCACGGAAGAGCATCGACGATCCATCTTCCGCACGTGGTTCCGCCAGGTGGCTCGCGCGGTATTCGAGGAACGCGTCCTGACGCTGAACGCTACCACGCGGTACTCGTGGCAGCGCATCCGAATCGGCGAACAGAAGACCAAATGGGGAAGCTGCTCATCGCGGGGAACGCTTTCATTCAACTGGCGCCTGCTGATGGCTCCGCCAGCCGTGCTTGACTACGTCGTGATCCACGAACTCGCTCACCTGAAAGAGCCAAACCACTCGCCGGCGTTCTGGACTCTCGTTGAGGATCAATGCCCGGACCACAAGGCCTATCGCAAATGGCTCAACAAGAACGGCATGCTGCTGGCTCTGTAG
- a CDS encoding phytanoyl-CoA dioxygenase family protein, giving the protein MLSISDVDFYRANGYLHLKGVFGPGDVAAMRTAADCVIVRAIEAKQNPSFLWQGRFLSEEERSRLDITGVHDAQFHDAVFSRMLLNEALLSSIAALIGPNIQLHHTKLVVKPPERGAPFPMHQDYPYFPHERHTMLAASIHLDDTNVGNGCLRVVPGSHLAGPLELDSSGLFLRPEDYPVDDQLPCPASAGDVIVFNYLTIHGSGLNTSSGPRRNWLIQMRDPTDHPTMDVHVSRGQGMMLRGLNPEYIPTWA; this is encoded by the coding sequence ATGCTCTCAATTTCGGACGTGGATTTCTACCGGGCTAACGGGTATCTTCATCTCAAAGGCGTGTTCGGGCCCGGCGATGTTGCCGCCATGCGAACCGCGGCCGACTGTGTCATCGTTCGCGCGATCGAAGCCAAGCAAAACCCCTCGTTTCTCTGGCAAGGAAGGTTTCTTTCCGAAGAGGAACGCTCCCGTCTCGACATCACCGGCGTACACGACGCTCAGTTCCACGATGCCGTGTTCAGCCGCATGCTGCTCAACGAAGCCCTCCTGTCCTCCATCGCCGCCTTGATCGGCCCCAACATTCAGCTTCATCACACGAAGCTCGTGGTGAAGCCGCCGGAGCGCGGCGCGCCATTTCCCATGCATCAGGATTACCCGTACTTCCCGCACGAACGCCATACGATGCTCGCGGCCAGCATCCACCTGGACGACACCAATGTCGGGAATGGGTGCCTCCGGGTTGTGCCCGGCAGCCACCTCGCGGGCCCGCTGGAACTCGATTCGTCCGGACTCTTTCTCCGGCCGGAGGACTACCCGGTGGACGACCAGCTGCCCTGCCCAGCGTCGGCCGGCGACGTTATCGTGTTCAACTACCTCACCATTCACGGATCCGGATTGAATACTTCCAGCGGGCCGAGGCGTAACTGGCTCATCCAGATGCGCGATCCGACCGACCACCCGACCATGGACGTTCACGTGTCCAGGGGCCAGGGAATGATGCTGCGCGGGCTGAATCCGGAGTACATCCCGACATGGGCATAA
- a CDS encoding uracil-DNA glycosylase, whose translation MTRIELLQPIAEEASRCTRCGLAESRKNVVFGDGNPDTPMLLIGEGPGEQEDATGTPFVGRAGVLLDKALRENGITRKHIYICNIIKCRATLLEDGRVSNRPPRQEEVDACNPWLAQQIEIINPLVIVCVGRPAAELMIHKGFAITSERGKWFDSPYCRSITAVLHPAYILRQHGPAFDSSYGLLVGDLGAARRKVIELKKQPAAPAPSPTPLSLF comes from the coding sequence ATGACCAGGATCGAGCTCCTGCAACCGATCGCCGAGGAGGCATCACGGTGCACGCGCTGCGGCCTGGCCGAAAGCCGAAAGAACGTCGTTTTCGGTGACGGCAACCCTGATACGCCGATGCTCCTGATTGGTGAAGGCCCCGGCGAGCAGGAAGACGCTACCGGCACGCCGTTCGTGGGGCGCGCAGGCGTCCTGCTGGACAAAGCGCTGCGAGAGAACGGCATCACCCGCAAACACATCTACATCTGCAACATCATCAAATGCCGCGCGACGCTGCTGGAAGACGGCCGAGTCAGCAACCGGCCCCCGCGCCAGGAGGAAGTGGATGCCTGCAATCCCTGGCTGGCACAGCAGATCGAGATCATCAACCCGCTGGTCATCGTGTGCGTCGGGCGCCCTGCCGCGGAATTAATGATCCACAAAGGCTTCGCGATCACGTCGGAACGCGGCAAGTGGTTCGATTCTCCATACTGCCGCTCAATCACCGCTGTGCTTCACCCGGCGTATATCCTCCGCCAGCACGGCCCGGCCTTCGATTCATCGTACGGGCTCCTCGTTGGCGACCTCGGCGCGGCCCGGCGCAAGGTCATCGAGCTGAAGAAGCAGCCGGCCGCCCCAGCCCCGAGCCCCACACCCCTTTCCCTCTTCTAA